A single region of the Gemmatimonadaceae bacterium genome encodes:
- a CDS encoding DUF4397 domain-containing protein, with amino-acid sequence MKGLRLFAALVAAVVVAACGEKNAAQNIAGPTAGSAVKFFNFGVNAPAVNFYADTQKISAISTGVCNNGIDGKTTDTLCLTTGKPSTNGTGYGANGSTTGLYYSVAPGSYTLSGRITATTDSGVAISNTPATLENGKFYSYYLSGIYNTSTKTVEGFVVEDPLPTIDLTATYVRFVNASSNSQPMTLHLKNSTGADTTVGTAVAYKGASAFVRVDPGSYDLSTYVGGSNTAVITRTGVAFNAGHVYTVTAYGDMTVSTGTNIPKLDNTANW; translated from the coding sequence ATGAAAGGCCTCCGCTTATTCGCGGCACTCGTCGCTGCTGTCGTCGTGGCAGCGTGCGGTGAGAAGAACGCCGCGCAGAATATCGCCGGACCGACGGCTGGTTCGGCGGTGAAGTTCTTCAACTTCGGCGTCAATGCCCCGGCGGTGAACTTCTACGCCGACACTCAGAAGATCTCCGCGATCTCTACGGGGGTCTGTAACAACGGCATCGACGGCAAGACCACCGACACGTTGTGCCTCACGACTGGAAAACCGTCCACGAATGGTACGGGCTACGGTGCCAATGGCAGCACCACCGGTCTCTATTACTCGGTTGCACCTGGCTCGTACACGCTCTCCGGGCGCATCACCGCGACGACGGACAGCGGGGTCGCCATCTCGAACACACCGGCGACACTCGAGAATGGAAAGTTCTACTCGTACTACCTGAGCGGGATCTACAACACGTCGACGAAGACCGTCGAGGGATTCGTGGTCGAGGATCCCCTGCCGACAATCGATCTGACAGCCACGTACGTGCGATTCGTGAATGCGAGCTCCAACTCCCAGCCGATGACGCTGCACCTCAAGAATTCGACTGGCGCGGATACCACAGTCGGCACGGCGGTCGCGTACAAGGGCGCCAGCGCCTTCGTGCGTGTGGACCCGGGCAGTTACGATCTCAGCACGTACGTTGGCGGTTCGAACACGGCGGTGATCACGAGGACCGGCGTAGCGTTCAACGCTGGCCACGTCTACACGGTCACCGCATACGGTGACATGACTGTGTCGACCGGTACGAACATTCCGAAGCTGGACAACACGGCGAATTGGTAG
- a CDS encoding SusC/RagA family TonB-linked outer membrane protein, with protein MNNRVALAALMGIFLIAAPAHAQQKTITGRVMAEGGNPLPGAQVVVKGTRTGTTTNAQGNYTIRADVGQTLQYRYIGTAPQERVVGTADVIDVQLNHVATNLDAIVVTALGQTAQVRTLGAAQQTVEGTKVAEAQRDNFVNSLEGRVAGVTVNSTSGTPGSSTRITIRGISSISSSNQPLFVLDGLPMDNSTMNTGVLGSDQPGSPSAFSNRGVDFTNRAADIDPNDIESITVLKGPEAAALYGIDAANGAIVITTKRGRAGTQSLTYSNSLRVESVRKSPDVQRVYQLSGAIVTGGFGGAGFQYFGAPYPANTQFYDNIGSFFQSGFTQTHNLAFSGGAADGRLTYRIAGGVDRNNGVVPNSTYDRINVTGASTGQVTNWLSADLSMLYSNAVNKQPMKGDDGPLVGLLEWPANDNAADFLSAAGTRRRLTLLTAGSEIDNPYYNVYKNRNNTTNNRVLTNLTFTFTPVSWGNLKTQLGADYNTNQVLIDRDPGSVLGFNAIVTSSGILDQAADVRRNLTSQTTLNINPYTIRDHFSLSGFVGNAIYDQDDNVDALTGRGYLDPNFVSINNTSSRFSATTDTRRRLIGFYGQGTLDFNHYLYVNVTGRNDLTSTIPEAHHSFFYPGVNGSFVFTDAFPSLQRWFTSGRVRAAYAEVGRDAPPYSDHPSLQFAPTSYGGYMYGFTGPNPNLEPEFKKESEFGTELSWFKDRLGVDATYYRSRTTNQIVQNIRESYGTGFILFNLNGAVTENHGLELVLRGTPIQQSRFSWDFQANFDKHHGQTVSLPNALPESYVSDTWLYGNVRNGTEPGLSTESLTGNFYLRNKNGQLIIDPTSGLPIRSGSFIDAGYDRTPKWTVGLTNTFHYKAFTLDALIDFRRGGDIFNATQSFLYNHGLSTLSLDRNTPRIIPGVLRDGKENSNNPTPNTLVIVPAVNTAYYSGASEELFIERNINWIWLRNVTLSYQIPPRYFQSASVFVTGTDLFLRSNYTGLDPMTNGNDAAVGGSGAVGIDWGNFPTPRGFNFGFRLGF; from the coding sequence ATGAACAACAGAGTGGCCCTCGCGGCGTTGATGGGGATATTCCTCATCGCCGCACCAGCTCATGCGCAGCAGAAGACCATCACCGGCAGAGTCATGGCCGAGGGCGGCAATCCGCTCCCCGGCGCGCAGGTGGTCGTCAAAGGCACGCGCACCGGTACCACTACCAACGCGCAAGGCAACTACACCATTCGCGCCGACGTCGGACAGACCCTGCAGTACCGCTACATCGGAACCGCGCCCCAGGAGCGTGTCGTCGGCACCGCGGATGTCATCGACGTGCAGCTGAACCACGTTGCCACGAACCTCGACGCGATCGTCGTGACCGCGCTCGGGCAGACGGCACAGGTGCGCACGCTCGGCGCCGCGCAGCAGACCGTCGAGGGGACGAAGGTCGCCGAAGCGCAGCGCGACAACTTTGTCAACTCTCTCGAGGGACGCGTGGCCGGCGTGACGGTCAACAGCACCTCCGGCACACCGGGCTCCTCGACGCGGATCACGATTCGCGGCATCAGCTCGATCAGCAGTAGCAACCAGCCGCTATTCGTCCTCGACGGGTTGCCGATGGATAACAGTACGATGAACACTGGCGTCCTCGGCTCGGACCAGCCCGGCTCGCCTTCGGCCTTCAGCAACCGCGGCGTGGACTTCACCAACCGCGCCGCGGATATCGACCCGAACGACATCGAGTCGATTACGGTGCTCAAAGGGCCGGAAGCGGCGGCGCTCTACGGTATCGATGCGGCCAATGGCGCCATCGTCATCACCACGAAGCGCGGCCGCGCGGGCACGCAGTCGCTCACGTACAGCAACAGCTTGCGGGTCGAGAGCGTGCGGAAGTCACCTGATGTTCAACGCGTCTACCAACTCAGCGGGGCGATCGTCACGGGCGGCTTCGGCGGCGCTGGCTTCCAGTACTTCGGTGCTCCATACCCGGCCAACACGCAGTTCTACGACAACATCGGAAGCTTCTTTCAGAGTGGCTTTACCCAGACTCACAACCTTGCGTTCAGTGGCGGTGCGGCGGACGGCCGTCTCACCTATCGCATCGCGGGGGGCGTCGACCGCAACAACGGTGTCGTGCCCAATTCGACGTACGACCGCATCAACGTGACGGGCGCGTCGACCGGACAGGTGACCAACTGGCTGTCGGCCGATCTGTCGATGCTCTACTCGAATGCGGTGAACAAGCAGCCCATGAAAGGCGACGACGGACCGCTCGTTGGACTTCTGGAATGGCCCGCCAACGACAACGCGGCGGACTTTCTCTCAGCAGCCGGAACGCGGCGTCGCCTAACGCTTCTCACGGCCGGATCGGAGATCGACAATCCGTACTACAATGTCTACAAGAACAGGAACAACACCACGAACAACCGCGTTCTGACGAATTTGACGTTCACGTTCACCCCCGTGTCGTGGGGCAACCTGAAAACGCAGCTCGGAGCTGACTATAACACGAATCAGGTCCTGATCGATCGGGATCCGGGAAGTGTCCTTGGGTTCAACGCCATTGTGACGTCGTCCGGTATTCTCGATCAGGCGGCAGACGTGAGGCGAAATCTGACCTCGCAGACGACGCTCAACATCAATCCATACACCATCCGCGATCACTTCTCGTTGAGCGGATTCGTCGGCAACGCGATCTACGATCAGGACGACAACGTCGATGCGCTCACGGGGCGGGGATATCTCGACCCGAACTTCGTCTCGATCAACAACACGTCGAGTCGCTTCAGCGCCACGACGGACACGAGGCGACGCCTGATCGGGTTTTACGGACAGGGGACGCTCGATTTCAATCACTACCTGTATGTCAACGTCACCGGGCGCAACGACCTTACGTCTACGATCCCCGAGGCGCACCACTCGTTCTTCTATCCCGGCGTCAACGGAAGCTTCGTCTTCACCGACGCGTTTCCATCACTGCAGCGCTGGTTCACCTCGGGGCGCGTGCGCGCGGCGTATGCCGAAGTTGGTCGTGACGCGCCACCCTACTCCGACCATCCGTCGCTCCAGTTCGCGCCGACGTCGTACGGCGGCTACATGTATGGCTTCACCGGTCCGAATCCGAACCTCGAGCCGGAGTTCAAGAAGGAGTCCGAATTCGGCACGGAGCTCAGCTGGTTCAAGGACCGCTTGGGCGTCGACGCGACGTATTACCGCAGCCGGACGACGAACCAGATCGTTCAGAACATTCGTGAGAGCTACGGCACGGGCTTCATTCTCTTCAACCTGAATGGCGCCGTGACGGAGAATCACGGTCTCGAACTGGTTCTCCGCGGCACACCGATCCAGCAGTCGAGGTTCTCGTGGGATTTCCAGGCCAACTTCGACAAGCATCACGGCCAGACGGTCAGCCTGCCTAACGCCTTGCCGGAGTCGTACGTGTCGGACACCTGGCTCTATGGCAATGTGCGCAACGGCACCGAGCCGGGACTTTCCACCGAGTCGCTCACCGGGAATTTCTACCTGCGGAACAAGAACGGTCAGCTCATCATCGATCCGACCTCCGGTTTGCCGATTCGATCCGGTTCGTTCATCGACGCCGGCTACGACCGCACGCCGAAGTGGACGGTGGGCCTGACGAATACGTTCCATTACAAAGCGTTCACGCTCGATGCGCTGATCGACTTCCGGCGTGGTGGCGACATCTTCAATGCCACGCAGTCGTTCCTGTACAATCATGGGCTCTCGACGCTGTCCCTCGATCGCAACACGCCACGCATCATCCCGGGTGTGCTGCGCGACGGTAAGGAAAACAGCAACAATCCGACGCCGAACACCCTCGTGATCGTGCCGGCCGTGAATACGGCTTACTACTCGGGCGCGAGCGAGGAACTGTTCATCGAGCGCAACATCAACTGGATCTGGCTCCGCAACGTCACGCTCTCCTATCAGATTCCTCCGCGCTACTTCCAGAGCGCCAGCGTCTTCGTTACGGGCACGGATCTGTTCCTGCGCAGCAACTACACGGGACTCGATCCAATGACCAACGGCAACGACGCCGCTGTTGGCGGTTCGGGCGCGGTTGGTATCGACTGGGGGAATTTCCCCACGCCACGTGGATTCAACTTCGGCTTCCGCCTTGGATTCTAG
- a CDS encoding 1-acyl-sn-glycerol-3-phosphate acyltransferase has product MLGPLRTYFDRLALRAVHRSGARVDRYKLARRSFVSEQLLNDPVIADAVRRHAAEQGIVEAEAWGVVHRYIDEIVPFFNIIAYYQLGYRAAGWLLDLFYKVSVEYADRARQEQLPRDAVLVYLMNHRSNADYVLVSYALAGDVAISYAVGEWARAFPLEHLFKAFGSYFVRRRYREALYHAVLERYVQLITRQGVTQGIFLEGGLTKDGKLRPPKIGLLDYVLGIARDPAYRSRLFIVPVAVNYDRVLEDRTLLRELATADGHPHTSKFKQLREVVHYLWWNSARLVTRRWKRYGRAAVTVGAPIALDEWFARESTLFDLPRAHRLARVQALCDEIMVRIGQLVPVTSVPLACAAIQSIDRDFIPRSLLLDRMTEMRAVLVELNGRVIRADRDITETWERAWRMLRMRRVLLETGDGYTLLPRNRELVRYYANSIAHLLGPYESAVRARDARPTGEFAAPDLAGPHGASKAP; this is encoded by the coding sequence ATGCTCGGGCCGCTAAGGACGTACTTCGACCGACTCGCATTGCGCGCCGTGCATCGCTCCGGTGCTCGTGTCGATCGGTACAAGCTCGCCAGGCGCTCCTTCGTTAGTGAGCAGTTACTCAACGACCCGGTCATCGCCGACGCCGTCAGGCGACACGCCGCCGAGCAGGGGATCGTCGAGGCGGAGGCATGGGGCGTCGTCCATCGCTACATCGACGAGATCGTCCCCTTCTTCAACATCATCGCCTACTACCAGCTCGGTTATCGCGCGGCCGGCTGGCTACTCGATCTCTTTTACAAGGTGTCGGTCGAGTACGCGGACCGCGCGCGGCAAGAGCAGCTGCCGCGCGATGCGGTCCTCGTGTATCTGATGAACCACCGTTCCAACGCCGACTACGTTCTCGTGAGCTACGCGCTCGCCGGCGACGTCGCGATCTCGTATGCGGTGGGCGAATGGGCGCGCGCCTTTCCCCTCGAGCATCTCTTCAAGGCATTCGGTTCGTACTTCGTGAGACGGCGCTATCGCGAGGCGCTCTATCACGCAGTACTCGAACGCTACGTGCAGCTGATTACACGCCAGGGAGTTACTCAAGGGATATTTCTCGAGGGCGGTCTCACGAAGGACGGCAAATTGCGTCCACCGAAGATTGGGTTGCTCGATTACGTGCTCGGTATCGCGCGCGATCCGGCGTACCGATCGCGGCTGTTCATCGTGCCCGTTGCCGTCAACTACGATCGTGTACTCGAGGATCGCACGTTGCTGCGCGAGCTCGCTACCGCCGACGGGCACCCGCACACATCGAAATTCAAGCAGCTGCGCGAGGTGGTGCACTACCTCTGGTGGAATTCGGCGCGACTCGTCACGCGGCGATGGAAGCGTTATGGGCGAGCCGCGGTCACCGTCGGCGCGCCGATCGCGCTGGACGAGTGGTTCGCGCGCGAGTCGACCCTCTTTGATTTGCCGCGCGCGCATCGGCTCGCACGCGTGCAGGCGCTCTGCGACGAGATCATGGTGCGCATCGGGCAACTGGTCCCCGTGACTTCAGTGCCGTTGGCCTGCGCGGCGATCCAGAGCATCGATCGCGACTTCATCCCGCGTTCGCTCCTCCTCGATCGAATGACGGAAATGCGCGCGGTGCTGGTCGAGCTCAACGGGCGAGTTATCCGCGCCGATCGGGACATAACGGAAACGTGGGAGCGCGCTTGGCGAATGTTGCGCATGCGCCGCGTGTTGCTCGAGACGGGAGACGGGTACACGCTCTTGCCGCGCAACCGCGAGCTCGTTCGCTATTACGCGAACAGCATCGCACACCTGCTGGGCCCCTACGAGTCTGCGGTACGAGCCCGTGACGCACGCCCGACCGGTGAGTTCGCGGCGCCGGATCTCGCGGGGCCCCACGGGGCGTCCAAGGCGCCGTGA
- a CDS encoding SusD/RagB family nutrient-binding outer membrane lipoprotein, protein MRIRYFAVLAGALIAASACNMDKYLAVNTNPNAPQTVTANLYLPPMEHWLITSPQYDGRFVGRYTQMFMLPGSATATVPSSWDREGYDRLSDNGAEQWRDVYWSLGQNLSDMMTKSQAEQRWDLLGVGQVLRAWGWQVLVDLHGPIIIKEAFDPTRSLFDYDTEQYAYQVIDSLLNEATKNLSRTDGAVDPTYLAIGDNLYHGDRTKWLKFAYGLRAISKNHFSNKSTYDPATVIKYVDSSFTSNADDALFAYPDKDPAFQDFNFLGQSRNNVTSYRQTNFALNLMNGTDFGGVVDPRMTRILSPSPDGQYRGADPNNPQGGAFTATTAPNNFFGRASADRSLPSGRYVFDDNAKVPNMTYAELQFVKAEAAYRMGDKVKALAAYTNGISSHIDFVNARVAENRDTAEHAITAAEKAAFLGNPAIVPAAANLTLTQIMSQKYIALFGWGFNEAWMDMRRYHYTDVDPASGVQVYPGFTKPTSLDPDNNGNFVQRIRPRYNSEYVWNQYGLGNITPVSGLVPTYHTQPLWVTCAADNCQPF, encoded by the coding sequence ATGAGAATTCGATACTTCGCAGTGCTTGCCGGCGCCCTGATCGCAGCGAGCGCGTGCAACATGGACAAGTACCTCGCCGTCAACACCAATCCGAATGCGCCGCAGACCGTCACGGCGAATCTGTACCTGCCGCCGATGGAACATTGGCTCATCACGTCACCGCAGTACGACGGGCGCTTTGTCGGCCGCTACACGCAGATGTTCATGCTACCCGGCTCCGCCACCGCCACAGTGCCCTCGAGCTGGGACCGCGAGGGCTACGATCGCCTCAGCGACAACGGCGCCGAGCAATGGCGCGACGTCTATTGGTCGCTCGGCCAGAACCTGAGCGACATGATGACCAAGTCTCAGGCTGAGCAACGCTGGGATCTCCTGGGCGTCGGGCAGGTGCTCCGGGCGTGGGGATGGCAAGTGCTGGTCGACCTGCACGGCCCGATCATCATCAAAGAAGCATTCGATCCGACGCGCTCGCTGTTCGACTACGATACGGAGCAGTATGCGTATCAGGTGATCGACAGTCTCTTGAACGAGGCGACCAAGAATCTGAGTCGCACCGACGGGGCGGTCGACCCGACGTATCTCGCGATCGGCGACAACCTATACCACGGCGACCGCACGAAATGGCTCAAGTTCGCGTACGGTCTGCGCGCGATCAGCAAGAACCACTTCTCGAACAAATCGACGTACGATCCTGCGACCGTGATCAAGTACGTGGACAGCTCGTTTACGAGCAACGCCGACGACGCGCTGTTCGCCTATCCCGACAAGGACCCGGCATTTCAGGATTTCAACTTTCTCGGCCAGAGCCGAAACAACGTCACGTCCTACCGGCAAACGAACTTTGCTCTGAATCTGATGAACGGAACCGACTTCGGTGGCGTCGTGGATCCGCGGATGACGCGGATACTCTCACCGTCACCAGATGGTCAGTATCGGGGAGCGGATCCGAACAACCCCCAGGGCGGTGCGTTCACGGCCACAACGGCGCCTAACAACTTCTTCGGGCGTGCGTCGGCGGACCGCAGTCTACCGTCTGGCCGGTACGTCTTCGATGACAACGCGAAGGTCCCGAACATGACGTACGCCGAGCTCCAGTTCGTGAAGGCGGAGGCGGCTTATCGGATGGGTGACAAGGTGAAGGCGCTCGCGGCCTACACGAACGGCATTTCGTCGCACATCGACTTCGTGAACGCGCGCGTGGCCGAGAATCGTGATACCGCCGAGCACGCGATCACGGCAGCAGAGAAAGCTGCCTTCCTCGGGAATCCAGCCATCGTACCTGCGGCGGCGAACCTGACGCTGACGCAGATCATGTCGCAGAAGTACATCGCGCTCTTTGGCTGGGGCTTCAACGAGGCCTGGATGGACATGCGCCGCTATCACTACACGGATGTCGATCCGGCGAGCGGAGTGCAGGTGTATCCCGGCTTCACGAAGCCTACGAGTCTGGATCCAGACAACAACGGAAACTTTGTGCAGCGCATCCGTCCGCGCTACAACTCGGAGTACGTCTGGAATCAATACGGGCTAGGGAATATCACCCCCGTCAGCGGACTCGTTCCGACGTATCACACGCAGCCGCTCTGGGTGACGTGTGCCGCCGACAACTGCCAACCCTTCTAA